A single genomic interval of Bos javanicus breed banteng chromosome 26, ARS-OSU_banteng_1.0, whole genome shotgun sequence harbors:
- the LOC133239609 gene encoding LOW QUALITY PROTEIN: olfactory receptor 287-like (The sequence of the model RefSeq protein was modified relative to this genomic sequence to represent the inferred CDS: inserted 1 base in 1 codon), with protein MAWGRSQNLSAGGPFILLGFPGPXGLHVELFLLTYVLTVAGNLAILSLVGAHRRLQTPMYFFLCNLSFLEIWFTTACMPKTLAVFTSRSRAISFSGCAVQMHFVFSLGCTEDFLLAAMAYDCYLAVCLPLRYGSFMTPGFSGHLALGSWLCGFSAIIVPTALISRLFFCGSRVLNHFWDIPPWIVLPCVITLVCHVITLGVITLVSYAHIVVAVVRTPSLQGRPRAFSACSSHLAVVLIWYGPTVFLHVRTLVESSLDLTKAVAVLSTTVTPVLNPFIYALRNEDVKEALRKGVWRT; from the exons ATGGCCTGGGGCCGCAGCCAGAACCTGTCCGCTGGGGGCCCGTTCATCTTGCTGGGCTTCCCGGGGC GGGGCCTCCACGTGGAGCTCTTCCTGCTCACGTACGTGCTCACGGTGGCTGGGAACCTGGCCATCCTCTCGCTGGTCGGGGCACACCGGCGCCTGCAGAcgcccatgtactttttcctctgCAACCTCTCCTTCCTGGAGATCTGGTTCACCACGGCCTGCATGCCCAAGACGCTGGCCGTCTTTACCTCACGCAGCAGAGCCATCTCCTTCTCAGGCTGCGCTGTGCAGATGCACTTCGTCTTCTCTCTGGGCTGCACCGAGGACTTCCTGCTGGCCGCCATGGCCTACGACTGCTACCTAGCCGTCTGCCTGCCGCTGCGCTACGGCAGCTTCATGACGCCCGGGTTCTCTGGCCACCTGGCCCTGGGCTCCTGGCTCTGCGGCTTCTCGGCCATCATCGTGCCCACGGCCCTCATCAGCCGCCTTTTCTTCTGTGGCTCACGGGTCCTCAACCACTTCTGGGACATCCCGCCCTGGATCGTGCTGCCTT GCGTCATCACGCTGGTCTGTCATGTCATCACGCTGGGCGTCATCACGCTGGTCTCCTACGCCCACATCGTGGTCGCCGTCGTCAGGACGCCCTCGCTGCAGGGCCGGCCCCGGGCCTTCTCCGCCTGCTCCTCCCACCTCGCGGTGGTCCTCATCTGGTATGGCCCAACTGTCTTCCTGCACGTGAGGACCTTGGTGGAGAGCTCGCTGGACTTGACCAAGGCTGTCGCCGTGCTCAGCACCACCGTCACCCCGgtgctgaaccccttcatctacgCCTTGAGGAACGAGGATGTCAAGGAGGCTCTGCGGAAGGGGGTGTGGCGGACATGA